In a genomic window of Gambusia affinis linkage group LG04, SWU_Gaff_1.0, whole genome shotgun sequence:
- the LOC122829141 gene encoding degenerin deg-1-like isoform X2: MLKVLFVLGCLLCLTLAYSDDSASSREERSPRGPHSHRGRGPPHGKPGRPCIPGDLLQRLLEILRTTTTTTTTTSTTSTAATTTAAPTTAAPTTAAPTTTVAART; the protein is encoded by the exons ATGCTGAAGGTACTATTTGTGCTGGGATGCCTCCTGTGTCTCACTCTGGCTTATTCC GATGACTCGGCATCCAGCCGGGAGGAGCGCTCACCGAGGGGCCCTCATTCTCATAGG GGCCGTGGTCCTCCTCATGGCAAACCTGGCCGTCCTTGTATACCTGGGGATCTCCTTCAGCGTCTTCTTGAGATTCTGcgcaccaccaccaccaccaccaccaccaccagtaCCACCAGTACTGCTGCAACTActacagcagctccaaccacagcagctcctaCCACAGCAGCTCCTACCACCACGGTGGCAGCTAGAACATAA
- the LOC122829141 gene encoding degenerin deg-1-like isoform X1, with the protein MLNRPICMRIKSSTDQHTIRFALSSSGTDCEETTVFSETMLKVLFVLGCLLCLTLAYSDDSASSREERSPRGPHSHRGRGPPHGKPGRPCIPGDLLQRLLEILRTTTTTTTTTSTTSTAATTTAAPTTAAPTTAAPTTTVAART; encoded by the exons ATGTTGAATCGACCCATCTGCATGCGTATAAAAAGCTCTACTGACCAACACACCATCAGATTTGCCTTGAGCTCCTCTGGGACAGATTGTGAAGAGACGACT GTATTCAGTGAAACAATGCTGAAGGTACTATTTGTGCTGGGATGCCTCCTGTGTCTCACTCTGGCTTATTCC GATGACTCGGCATCCAGCCGGGAGGAGCGCTCACCGAGGGGCCCTCATTCTCATAGG GGCCGTGGTCCTCCTCATGGCAAACCTGGCCGTCCTTGTATACCTGGGGATCTCCTTCAGCGTCTTCTTGAGATTCTGcgcaccaccaccaccaccaccaccaccaccagtaCCACCAGTACTGCTGCAACTActacagcagctccaaccacagcagctcctaCCACAGCAGCTCCTACCACCACGGTGGCAGCTAGAACATAA